The following proteins are co-located in the Larus michahellis chromosome 9, bLarMic1.1, whole genome shotgun sequence genome:
- the ZBTB33 gene encoding transcriptional regulator Kaiso isoform X1, producing MEGKKLISATDTQYSSVLLQSLNEQRGHGLFCDVTVIVEDRKFRAHRNILSASSTYFHQLFSVAGQVVELSFVRAEIFAEILNYIYSSKIISIRSDLLDELIKSGQQLGVKFIADLGVPPPEGKNMPSEVKDGASKTSTSSPGQKDAETQVPVIRPESQEVTDGMPVITQSFSLHGIEYETTKITMSDSDDEDDDVIFCSEIVPPKECTKDTNAAAQNQPCPNPAGASDQKSCGSGGSPHLMSTTAAQKLTSSASQLSPNQPQSSAESLVSAAPQHLTPSIIVLNKPLLNSSLSASSSHQTHATPTINLLEENQQPSNSGTLTEGETTAVDDEEVVEDDVAIISSSSPGSVSSSSLVQQPAVPKAATTEGSGVQKKQVVTFSQEPCSKPGEFKIKISDVLTGNNKEFSSGVASKNVAEGQKIITLDTATEIEGLSTGCKVYANIGEDTYDIVIPVKGDSEEGEAKLDETPRTSGDDSPNRKRMKVKHDDHYELIVDGRVYYICIVCKRSYACLTSLRRHFNVHSWEKKYPCRYCDKVFALAEYRTKHEIHHTGERRYQCLTCGKSFINYQITASHIRSVHSQDPSGDTKLYRLHPCRSLQIRQYAYITNHSSSIPVINEGGIVYRVGTGKDGTEGTTSNPPAKQITWDDIFIPQGNEAIFKQNPSEGSTEFEFVIPESY from the coding sequence ATGGAGGGTAAGAAACTGATTTCTGCTACAGATACACAGTATTCTAGTGTGCTCCTTCAGTCTTTGAATGAACAACGTGGTCACGGACTTTTTTGTGATGTTACTGTCATCGTGGAGGACCGGAAATTTCGAGCTCACAGAAACATCCTTTCTGCCTCAAGCACATATTTTCACCAGCTTTTCTCAGTGGCTGGACAAGTGGTTGAACTGAGCTTTGTAAGAGCAGAAATTTTTGCGGAAATTCTTAACTATATTTATAGTTCCAAAATAATCAGCATTCGATCCGATTTACTTGATGAACTGATTAAATCAGGGCAACAGCTGGGTGTTAAATTCATAGCTGATCTCGGAGTACCTCCgcctgaaggaaaaaatatgccaAGCGAGGTCAAAGATGGTGCTTCAAAAACTTCAACTTCTAGCCCAGGTCAAAAGGATGCTGAAACACAAGTACCTGTAATAAGGCCAGAGAGTCAAGAGGTAACAGATGGGATGCCGGTTATAACACAATCGTTCTCCTTACATGGCATAGAATATGAGACTACAAAAATTACAATGAGTGATTCagatgatgaggatgatgatgtgATTTTTTGCTCTGAGATTGTTCCTCCAAAAGAATGTACTAAAGATACAAATGCTGCAGCCCAGAACCAGCCTTGCCCAAATCCAGCTGGAGCTTCTGACCAAAAATCATGTGGCAGTGGTGGCTCTCCCCATTTGATGAGCACCACAGCAGCTCAAAAACTCACCTCGTCTGCCAGTCAGCTAAGCCCAAACCAACCGCAATCAAGTGCTGAATCACTTGTCTCTGCAGCACCGCAACATTTGACTCCTAGTATCATTGTGCTAAATAAGCCTCTACTTAACTCATCTCTCAGTGCCAGCTCCTCGCATCAAACACATGCGACCCCTACAATTAATTTACTTGAGGAGAACCAGCAGCCATCTAATAGTGGCACCTTAACTGAAGGGGAAACAACTGCTGTTGATGATGAAGAGGTTGTTGAAGATGATGTCGCTATCATTAGCTCCTCTAGTCCTGGTTCAGTCAGCAGTAGCTCTTTGGTTCAGCAACCTGCTGTACCCAAGGCAGCAACCACTGAAGGATCAGGTGTACAGAAAAAACAGGTTGTTACGTTTTCACAAGAGCCATGTTCTAAGCCGggggaatttaaaataaaaatctcagatGTCCTGACTGGGAACAACAAAGAATTCAGTTCGGGTGTTGCGTCAAAGAATgtggcagaagggcagaaaatCATAACACTAGATACAGCAACTGAAATAGAAGGCCTGTCCACAGGCTGTAAGGTTTATGCAAATATCGGTGAGGATACATACGATATAGTCATTCCTGTAAAGGGTGATTCTGAGGAAGGCGAAGCCAAGCTTGATGAAACTCCGAGAACATCTGGTGATGATTCTCCGAACAGGAAACGCATGAAAGTAAAGCACGATGACCATTACGAGCTCATAGTCGATGGAAGAGTCTACTACATTTGTATTGTGTGCAAGAGATCGTATGCCTGTCTGACGAGTTTACGGAGACATTTTAACGTTCATTCCTGGGAGAAAAAGTATCCGTGTCGATATTGTGACAAAGTTTTTGCTCTTGCAGAATACCGTACGAAGCATGAAATTCACCACACCGGTGAGCGAAGGTACCAGTGCTTGACGTGTGGCAAATCGTTCATCAACTACCAAATTACAGCCTCCCACATAAGATCAGTGCATAGCCAAGACCCTTCTGGAGATACCAAGCTTTATCGATTGCATCCTTGCAGGTCTTTGCAGATCAGACAGTATGCGTACATTACTAATCACTCAAGCAGTATACCAGTGATAAATGAGGGTGGAATTGTTTATCGTGTTGGCACAGGGAAGGATGGCACTGAAGGAACAACATCTAACCCTCCAGCCAAACAAATTACCTGGGATGACATTTTCATTCCACAGGGAAATGAAGCAATTTTTAAGCAAAATCCATCAGAGGGAAGTACTGAGTTTGAGTTTGTAATACCAGAATCTTACTGA
- the ZBTB33 gene encoding transcriptional regulator Kaiso isoform X2, translating into MDARAAAVPGMEGKKLISATDTQYSSVLLQSLNEQRGHGLFCDVTVIVEDRKFRAHRNILSASSTYFHQLFSVAGQVVELSFVRAEIFAEILNYIYSSKIISIRSDLLDELIKSGQQLGVKFIADLGVPPPEGKNMPSEVKDGASKTSTSSPGQKDAETQVPVIRPESQEVTDGMPVITQSFSLHGIEYETTKITMSDSDDEDDDVIFCSEIVPPKECTKDTNAAAQNQPCPNPAGASDQKSCGSGGSPHLMSTTAAQKLTSSASQLSPNQPQSSAESLVSAAPQHLTPSIIVLNKPLLNSSLSASSSHQTHATPTINLLEENQQPSNSGTLTEGETTAVDDEEVVEDDVAIISSSSPGSVSSSSLVQQPAVPKAATTEGSGVQKKQVVTFSQEPCSKPGEFKIKISDVLTGNNKEFSSGVASKNVAEGQKIITLDTATEIEGLSTGCKVYANIGEDTYDIVIPVKGDSEEGEAKLDETPRTSGDDSPNRKRMKVKHDDHYELIVDGRVYYICIVCKRSYACLTSLRRHFNVHSWEKKYPCRYCDKVFALAEYRTKHEIHHTGERRYQCLTCGKSFINYQITASHIRSVHSQDPSGDTKLYRLHPCRSLQIRQYAYITNHSSSIPVINEGGIVYRVGTGKDGTEGTTSNPPAKQITWDDIFIPQGNEAIFKQNPSEGSTEFEFVIPESY; encoded by the exons ATGGACGCGCGGGCGGCGGCAGTGCCAG GAATGGAGGGTAAGAAACTGATTTCTGCTACAGATACACAGTATTCTAGTGTGCTCCTTCAGTCTTTGAATGAACAACGTGGTCACGGACTTTTTTGTGATGTTACTGTCATCGTGGAGGACCGGAAATTTCGAGCTCACAGAAACATCCTTTCTGCCTCAAGCACATATTTTCACCAGCTTTTCTCAGTGGCTGGACAAGTGGTTGAACTGAGCTTTGTAAGAGCAGAAATTTTTGCGGAAATTCTTAACTATATTTATAGTTCCAAAATAATCAGCATTCGATCCGATTTACTTGATGAACTGATTAAATCAGGGCAACAGCTGGGTGTTAAATTCATAGCTGATCTCGGAGTACCTCCgcctgaaggaaaaaatatgccaAGCGAGGTCAAAGATGGTGCTTCAAAAACTTCAACTTCTAGCCCAGGTCAAAAGGATGCTGAAACACAAGTACCTGTAATAAGGCCAGAGAGTCAAGAGGTAACAGATGGGATGCCGGTTATAACACAATCGTTCTCCTTACATGGCATAGAATATGAGACTACAAAAATTACAATGAGTGATTCagatgatgaggatgatgatgtgATTTTTTGCTCTGAGATTGTTCCTCCAAAAGAATGTACTAAAGATACAAATGCTGCAGCCCAGAACCAGCCTTGCCCAAATCCAGCTGGAGCTTCTGACCAAAAATCATGTGGCAGTGGTGGCTCTCCCCATTTGATGAGCACCACAGCAGCTCAAAAACTCACCTCGTCTGCCAGTCAGCTAAGCCCAAACCAACCGCAATCAAGTGCTGAATCACTTGTCTCTGCAGCACCGCAACATTTGACTCCTAGTATCATTGTGCTAAATAAGCCTCTACTTAACTCATCTCTCAGTGCCAGCTCCTCGCATCAAACACATGCGACCCCTACAATTAATTTACTTGAGGAGAACCAGCAGCCATCTAATAGTGGCACCTTAACTGAAGGGGAAACAACTGCTGTTGATGATGAAGAGGTTGTTGAAGATGATGTCGCTATCATTAGCTCCTCTAGTCCTGGTTCAGTCAGCAGTAGCTCTTTGGTTCAGCAACCTGCTGTACCCAAGGCAGCAACCACTGAAGGATCAGGTGTACAGAAAAAACAGGTTGTTACGTTTTCACAAGAGCCATGTTCTAAGCCGggggaatttaaaataaaaatctcagatGTCCTGACTGGGAACAACAAAGAATTCAGTTCGGGTGTTGCGTCAAAGAATgtggcagaagggcagaaaatCATAACACTAGATACAGCAACTGAAATAGAAGGCCTGTCCACAGGCTGTAAGGTTTATGCAAATATCGGTGAGGATACATACGATATAGTCATTCCTGTAAAGGGTGATTCTGAGGAAGGCGAAGCCAAGCTTGATGAAACTCCGAGAACATCTGGTGATGATTCTCCGAACAGGAAACGCATGAAAGTAAAGCACGATGACCATTACGAGCTCATAGTCGATGGAAGAGTCTACTACATTTGTATTGTGTGCAAGAGATCGTATGCCTGTCTGACGAGTTTACGGAGACATTTTAACGTTCATTCCTGGGAGAAAAAGTATCCGTGTCGATATTGTGACAAAGTTTTTGCTCTTGCAGAATACCGTACGAAGCATGAAATTCACCACACCGGTGAGCGAAGGTACCAGTGCTTGACGTGTGGCAAATCGTTCATCAACTACCAAATTACAGCCTCCCACATAAGATCAGTGCATAGCCAAGACCCTTCTGGAGATACCAAGCTTTATCGATTGCATCCTTGCAGGTCTTTGCAGATCAGACAGTATGCGTACATTACTAATCACTCAAGCAGTATACCAGTGATAAATGAGGGTGGAATTGTTTATCGTGTTGGCACAGGGAAGGATGGCACTGAAGGAACAACATCTAACCCTCCAGCCAAACAAATTACCTGGGATGACATTTTCATTCCACAGGGAAATGAAGCAATTTTTAAGCAAAATCCATCAGAGGGAAGTACTGAGTTTGAGTTTGTAATACCAGAATCTTACTGA
- the NKAP gene encoding NF-kappa-B-activating protein, whose translation MAPASRSRSPPAASPERRGRRSRSRSRSRSRSRSRERNGLKRPSHRRSRSWSRSRSPGGPRSATHHGHHHHGKAWPEYYEKEKEEILRQRRLNERERIGELGAPEVWGLSPKVPDPDSDEHTPVEDEEAKSKSSSSDSSSEEEKKKKKKKRKKKKRKASKRKRRKHSEDSDSESESEQNSSDEDKKKSKKKKKKSRKKKYKKKKNKKSRKESSDSSSEDSDDETFQGEDLWIERSKNTEADSLIGPEAPKTHASQDDRPLNYGHALLPGEGAAMAEYVKAGKRIPRRGEIGLTSEEIASFESSGYVMSGSRHRRMEAVRLRKENQIYSADEKRALASFNQEERRKRENKILASFREMVYRKTKGKEEK comes from the exons ATGGCGCCGGCGTCGCGTTCCCGCAGCCCGCCGGCTGCCAGCCCAGAGCGCCGCGGCCGGAGGTCCCGCTCCCggtcccgctcccgctcccgctcgcGCTCCCGCGAACGCAACGGCCTGAAGCGCCCGAGCCACCGGCGGAGCCGCAGCTggtcccgctcccgctcccccggCGGGCCGCGCTCTGCCACGCACCacggccaccaccaccacggcaAGGCCTGGCCCGAGTACTacgagaaggagaaggaggagatcCTGCGGCAGAG GAGACtcaatgagagagagagaattggAGAACTGGGGGCACCTGAAGTCTGGGGACTGTCACCAAAGGTTCCGGACCCCGA TTCCGACGAGCATACACCAGTAGAAGATGAAGAGGCAAAATCTAAGAGTAGTTCTTCAGATTCCAGCTCAGAAG aggaaaaaaagaaaaagaagaagaaaagaaagaagaaaaaacggAAGGCATCCAAAAGAAAACGCAGAAAACATTCTGAGGACAGCGACAGCGAGTCGGAGTCTGAGCAGAACTCCAGTG atgaagataaaaagaaaagcaagaagaagaaaaaaaagagcagaaa GAAGAagtataagaaaaagaaaaataagaagagcAGGAAGGAATCCAGTGATTCCAGTAGTGAAGATTCTGATGACGAAACGTTTCAAGGGGAAGATCTCTGGATTGAGAGATCAA aaaatacagaagctgATAGCTTGATTGGACCAGAAGCTCCCAAAACCCACGCATCTCAGGATGATAGGCCTTTGAA CTACGGACACGCCCTCTTGCCCGGTGAAGGTGCAGCAATGGCAGAGTACGTAAAAGCAGGAAAACGTATACCTCGGAGAGGTGAAATCGGCTTGACCAGTGAAGAGATCGCATCGTTTGAGAGCTCTGGTTATGTCATGAGTGGCAGCAG ACATCGCCGAATGGAAGCTGTGCGTCTGCGTAAAGAGAACCAGATTTACAGCGCAGATGAAAAGAGAGCTCTGGCATCCTTCAAccaggaagagaggaggaaacgAGAGAATAAGATCCTTGCAAGCTTTCGAGAGATGGTCTACAGAAAGACTaagggcaaagaggaaaaataa